From Halorientalis litorea:
CGAGATTTACTACGACGAGAACGCGGACGTATCGCACATCGAAGACAAGACAGTCGCCGTGCTCGGCTACGGGAGTCAGGGCCACGCACACGCCCTCAACCTCTCCGACAGCGGCGTCGACGTGCTCGTCGGCCTCCGCAAGTCGTCGTCCTCCCGGGGGGCCGCCGAGGACGAAGGGCTGACCGTCACGACGCCCGCGGAGGCCGCCGCCGAGGCGGACGTGGTGATGCTGCTGGTGCCGGACACGGTCCAGCCAGCCGTCTACGACGACATCCGCGATGGTCTCGACGCGGGTGACACGCTGATGTTCGCCCACGGGTTCAACATCCACTACGGCCAGATAGAACCACCCGAGGACGTGGACGTGTCGATGGTCGCCCCCAAGTCCCCGGGCCACCTCGTCCGCCGGAACTACGAGAAGGGCGAGGGGACGCCGGGCCTGCTCGCCGTCTATCAGGACACGACCGGCGAGGTGAAACAGGAAGGCCTCGCTTACGCGAAGGCCATCGGCTGTACCCGGGCGGGCGTCATCGAGACGACGTTCCGCGAGGAAGTCGAGACGGACCTGTTCGGCGAGCAGGCGGTGCTGTGTGGCGGCGTGACCGAGATGGTCAAGACCGGCTTCGAGACGCTGGTCGACGCCGGCTACAGCCCCGAGATGGCGTACTTCGAGTGCCTGAACGAACTCAAACTCATCGTGGACCTGATGTACGAGGGCGGCCACATGGAGATGTGGAACTCCGTCTCCGACACCGCCGAGTACGGCGGCCTGACCCGCGGCGAGGAGGTCATCGACCGCGAGGGCATGGAGGAGATTCTGGAGGGCGTGCAGAACGGCGAGTTCGCACGCGAGTGGATTTCCGAAAATCAGGCTCACCGGCCATCCTACAAGCAGTACCGGCAGGCCGAACAGGACCACCAGATAGAGGCAGTCGGGTCGCGACTGCGCGAGTTGTTCGCGTGGGAGGCAGAATGACCGACGACGCGACCGACGAGACGGAGCAGATGGCGGACGTAGACCACACACCACCCCACGGCGAGGGCGTCAACCGCGCCTTCGAGCGGGGCACCGAAGGGAAGAACGAGACGACATGAGCGAGAACACACTGTACGACAAAGTCTGGGACAGGCACAAGGTGACGACACTCCCGAACGGGCAGGACCAACTGTTCATCGGTCTCCACCTCATCCACGAGGTGACGAGTCCGCAGGCGTTCGGGATGCTGAAAGAGCGTGACCTCGACGTCGCGCGTCCGGACCTGACGCTGGCGACGGTCGACCACATCGTGCCGACGGCGGACCAGTCGCGGCCGTACAGCGACGACGCCGCCGAAGAGATGATGTCCGAACTGGAGGAGAACGTCCGCGACGCGGACATCGAGTTCCTCTCGCCCGAGACCGGTGACCAGGGCATCGTCCACGTCATCGGTCCGGAGCAGGGACTGACTCAACCCGGCAAGACAATCGTCTGTGGCGACAGCCACACGTCGACCCACGGGGCCTTCGGCGCGCTCGCGTTCGGTATCGGGACCAGCCAGATTCGGGACGTGCTGGCGACCCAGACCATCGCGATGGAGAAACAGAAGGTCCGGAAGATTCAGGTCGACGGTGAACTCGAGGAGGGTGTCGAGGCGAAAGACATCATCCTCGAAATCATCCGCCGGCTCGGAACCGAGGGCGGCGTCGGCTACGTCTACGAGTACGCCGGCGAAGCCATCGAGGACCTCGGCATGGAGGGCCGGATGTCTATTTGCAACATGTCCATCGAGGGCGGTGCCCGTGCGGGCTACGTCAACCCCGACGAGACCACCTACGACTGGTTGCAGGAGACGGACCACTTCCAAGAGAACCCCGAGGAGTTCGAGAAACTGAAGCCCTACTGGGAGTCCATCCGCAGCGACGAGGACGCGGAGTACGACGACGTTGTTACCATCGACGCGAGCGAACTGGAGCCCGTCGTCACGTGGGGTACCACCCCGGGACAGGGCGTCGGCATCACTGACCCGATTCCCGCGCCCGAGGACCTGCCCGCGGAGAAACAGGACACGGCCCGCCGCGCACAGGAACACATGCAGGTCGAACCGGGCGACACGATGGAGGGCTACGACATCGACGTGGCCTTCCTCGGGTCCTGTACGAACGCCCGACTGCCGGACCTGCGCCGCGCGGCGACGATTGTCGAGGGTCGCGAGGTTCCCGACGACGTGCGCGCGTTCGTCGTGCCGGGGAGCCAGCGCGTCCAGAGGGCCGCCGAGGAAGAGGGTCTGAAGGACGTGTTCGAGGCCGCCGGGTTCGACTGGCGTAACGCCGGCTGTTCGATGTGTCTGGGTATGAACGAGGACCAGCTAGAGGGTGACGAGGCGTGCGCCTCCTCCTCGAACCGGAACTTCATCGGTCGACAGGGGAGTAAGGACGGGCGGACCGTCCTGATGAACCCCCAGATGGTCGCCGCGGCGGCCATCAACGGCGAGGTCACTGACGTTCGCGAACTGGAGGAGGTGGTCTCGGTATGACTGGCGACTCCGAGGACGCCGAAATTCCGGAAGTCGAGCGGGTCACCGGTACCGGCATCCCGATTCGCGGGAACGACATCGACACCGACCAGATAATCCCGGCGCGGTTCATGAAGGTCGTTACCTTCGACGGCCTCGGGCAGTTCTCCTTCTTCGACCTCCGGTTCGACGAGGACGACAACGAGAAGGACCACCCGATGAACGAGGACCGGTTCCGGGACGCCAACGTGATGGTCGTCAACCAGAACTTCGGCTGTGGGTCCTCGCGCGAACACGCCCCGCAGGCACTGATGCGGTGGGGCATCGACGCGTTCATCGGCGAGTCCTTCGCCGAAATCTTCGCCGGCAACTGTCTCGCGCTCGGGTTACCGACCGTGACGGCCGACCGAGAGACCGTCGAGGACATCCAGAACTTCGTCGAGGAGAACCCCGACGCCGAACTCGACATCGACATCGCGGCGGAAACCGTCACCTACGACGACACGACTGTCGACGTGACCGTCGACGAGGGCCAGCGGAAGGCACTCGTCGAGGGGATTTGGGACACGACGGCACTGATGAAGTCGAACCAGACGGCGATTCAGGAGACGGCCGACTCCCTGCCGTACGTGTAGTCACGCGGCGTTTCACGCTCGTTTTCGTTGTTCCGTACGCGTCCTGCTCGGGGCTTGGCGACAGGCCCGCGTACCGTGTGGTGGCGAGTGGGTCGAGCGTGCCGCTCCAGAGAAACCGTAACCCTATTCGCCCGCGGGGCCACCTGCAGAGGTATGTCAGAACGAATCGCGGTTATCCCCGGCGACGGCATCGGTGCCGAAGTCGTTCCGGCAGCACTCGACGTGTTGGACGCGCTCGAACTCGGATTCGAGTTCGTGGAGGGCGAGGCGGGCGACCACGTCCTCGACGAACGTGGCGAGGCACTCCCGGAAGAGACCTACGACCTCGCGGCCGAGGCCGACGCGACGCTGTTCGGCGCGGCGGGCGAGACGGCCGCCGACGTAATTCTTCCGCTCCGGGAAGCCGTCGGGTCCTTCGCCAACGTCCGCCCTGCTCGGGCGTATCCGGGTGTCGACGCGGTCAAACCCGACACCGACCTCGTGTTCGTCCGCGAGAACACCGAGGGGGTCTACACCGGCATCGAGAGCGAGCTAACCGACGACGTGACCACGCTGACGCGTGTCATCACGGAGGACGCGTCCCGACGTATCGCCGAGTACGGCTTCGAGTACGCCGCCGAGAACGGCTACGACGACGTGACAGTCGCGCACAAGGCGAACGTGATGCGGACGACGGACGGCAAGTTCCTCGACGCGTGTCGCGCCGTCGCCGACGACGGCGGGTACGACCACGACGAGGCACTGATGGACGCGCTGGCGATGCACCTCATCATGCGACCCGAGGAGTACAGCGTCGTCATCTGCCCGAACCTCGCGGGCGACATGCTCTCGGACCTCGCCGCGGGCCTCGTCGGCGGTCTCGGCCTGCTCCCGAG
This genomic window contains:
- the ilvC gene encoding ketol-acid reductoisomerase encodes the protein MTDEFTTEIYYDENADVSHIEDKTVAVLGYGSQGHAHALNLSDSGVDVLVGLRKSSSSRGAAEDEGLTVTTPAEAAAEADVVMLLVPDTVQPAVYDDIRDGLDAGDTLMFAHGFNIHYGQIEPPEDVDVSMVAPKSPGHLVRRNYEKGEGTPGLLAVYQDTTGEVKQEGLAYAKAIGCTRAGVIETTFREEVETDLFGEQAVLCGGVTEMVKTGFETLVDAGYSPEMAYFECLNELKLIVDLMYEGGHMEMWNSVSDTAEYGGLTRGEEVIDREGMEEILEGVQNGEFAREWISENQAHRPSYKQYRQAEQDHQIEAVGSRLRELFAWEAE
- the leuC gene encoding 3-isopropylmalate dehydratase large subunit; translated protein: MSENTLYDKVWDRHKVTTLPNGQDQLFIGLHLIHEVTSPQAFGMLKERDLDVARPDLTLATVDHIVPTADQSRPYSDDAAEEMMSELEENVRDADIEFLSPETGDQGIVHVIGPEQGLTQPGKTIVCGDSHTSTHGAFGALAFGIGTSQIRDVLATQTIAMEKQKVRKIQVDGELEEGVEAKDIILEIIRRLGTEGGVGYVYEYAGEAIEDLGMEGRMSICNMSIEGGARAGYVNPDETTYDWLQETDHFQENPEEFEKLKPYWESIRSDEDAEYDDVVTIDASELEPVVTWGTTPGQGVGITDPIPAPEDLPAEKQDTARRAQEHMQVEPGDTMEGYDIDVAFLGSCTNARLPDLRRAATIVEGREVPDDVRAFVVPGSQRVQRAAEEEGLKDVFEAAGFDWRNAGCSMCLGMNEDQLEGDEACASSSNRNFIGRQGSKDGRTVLMNPQMVAAAAINGEVTDVRELEEVVSV
- the leuD gene encoding 3-isopropylmalate dehydratase small subunit, with product MTGDSEDAEIPEVERVTGTGIPIRGNDIDTDQIIPARFMKVVTFDGLGQFSFFDLRFDEDDNEKDHPMNEDRFRDANVMVVNQNFGCGSSREHAPQALMRWGIDAFIGESFAEIFAGNCLALGLPTVTADRETVEDIQNFVEENPDAELDIDIAAETVTYDDTTVDVTVDEGQRKALVEGIWDTTALMKSNQTAIQETADSLPYV
- a CDS encoding isocitrate/isopropylmalate family dehydrogenase, translated to MSERIAVIPGDGIGAEVVPAALDVLDALELGFEFVEGEAGDHVLDERGEALPEETYDLAAEADATLFGAAGETAADVILPLREAVGSFANVRPARAYPGVDAVKPDTDLVFVRENTEGVYTGIESELTDDVTTLTRVITEDASRRIAEYGFEYAAENGYDDVTVAHKANVMRTTDGKFLDACRAVADDGGYDHDEALMDALAMHLIMRPEEYSVVICPNLAGDMLSDLAAGLVGGLGLLPSANVGADNALFEPVHGSAPDIAGEGIANPAATVLSAAMLLEHLDYGAEAERVRDAVESVLADGPRTPDLGGDATTDDVTEAIIDRL